The Campylobacter sp. CN_NE2 genome contains a region encoding:
- the gdhA gene encoding NADP-specific glutamate dehydrogenase codes for MKNYVSNILEDIKRKNPGQEVFIQAATEVLTSLEPLLKREDKYIKHKIVERILVPERTLMFRVVYTNDKNEPCVHTGYRVEFNSAIGPYKGGIRFHPTVNLGVLKFLGFEQIFKNSLTGLNIGGGKGGANFDPKGKSDNEIMRFCQSFMIELQRLISDVTDVPAGDIGVGGREIGYMFGQYKKITRRFDGSLTGKGLSWGGSLARTEATGYGSVYFANEMLTKKDDSLRGKICAVSGAGNVAIYTVAKLYEMEAKPVTVSDSTGFIYDENGIDLALLKKLKEEMRVGLAEYVKTHPKAVFTPVSSYPAGRNGVWGVKCDAAFPSATQNELNLEDIKTLYNNGCRMVCEGANMPSTLEAIDFMLSKKDFLFGPAKAANAGGVATSGLEMAQNASMTSWTFEEVDARLHNIMRHIFRTSYETSKEFGQEGNLVLGSNIAGFRKVADAMIDQGYL; via the coding sequence ATGAAAAACTATGTCAGTAATATCTTAGAAGATATTAAGAGAAAAAATCCGGGTCAAGAAGTTTTTATCCAAGCAGCCACCGAAGTTTTAACAAGCCTTGAACCACTACTAAAAAGAGAAGACAAATACATTAAACATAAGATTGTTGAAAGAATTTTGGTTCCTGAGCGAACTTTGATGTTTAGAGTTGTTTATACAAACGATAAAAACGAACCTTGCGTTCATACGGGTTATAGAGTCGAATTTAACTCAGCCATAGGACCATATAAAGGCGGTATTAGATTTCATCCGACCGTAAATTTGGGCGTTTTGAAATTCTTAGGTTTTGAGCAAATTTTCAAAAATTCACTAACAGGGCTTAATATCGGCGGCGGCAAAGGCGGAGCGAATTTCGATCCAAAAGGTAAAAGTGATAACGAGATTATGAGATTTTGTCAATCATTTATGATTGAGCTTCAAAGGCTTATTAGCGATGTTACCGATGTTCCGGCTGGTGATATTGGTGTCGGGGGACGAGAGATCGGCTATATGTTTGGTCAATACAAAAAAATCACACGCAGATTTGACGGCTCATTAACAGGAAAAGGTCTAAGCTGGGGCGGAAGTTTGGCTAGAACAGAAGCAACAGGCTATGGCTCGGTTTATTTTGCAAATGAAATGCTAACTAAAAAAGATGATAGCTTACGCGGTAAAATTTGCGCCGTAAGCGGTGCGGGTAATGTTGCGATTTACACCGTTGCAAAACTTTATGAAATGGAAGCAAAACCTGTAACCGTTAGCGATTCGACAGGCTTTATTTATGATGAAAACGGCATTGATTTGGCACTTCTAAAAAAATTAAAAGAAGAGATGAGAGTAGGGCTTGCCGAGTATGTAAAAACTCACCCAAAAGCAGTTTTCACGCCTGTTAGTAGCTATCCGGCAGGAAGAAACGGCGTTTGGGGCGTTAAATGCGACGCGGCTTTCCCAAGTGCGACACAAAATGAGCTAAATTTAGAAGATATAAAAACGCTTTATAACAACGGCTGCCGCATGGTTTGCGAGGGTGCAAATATGCCAAGCACACTTGAAGCTATCGATTTTATGCTTAGCAAAAAAGATTTTCTTTTCGGACCTGCCAAAGCAGCAAACGCGGGTGGTGTTGCAACTAGCGGCTTAGAAATGGCGCAAAATGCGAGTATGACAAGCTGGACATTTGAAGAAGTTGATGCAAGACTTCACAATATCATGCGACATATTTTTAGAACTAGTTATGAGACTTCAAAAGAATTTGGTCAAGAAGGCAACTTGGTTTTAGGATCAAACATTGCAGGTTTTAGAAAAGTAGCCGATGCGATGATAGATCAAGGCTATCTATAA
- a CDS encoding thioredoxin domain-containing protein, producing the protein MKKTILTSALAVATLTSLNAATDEQILSVFGGAPKELNFKVAERLPIKGLDGFEAVVVEVLQDGNVRQEEILISKDDLIFPEVFNIKDKIRYIDEIKKQRTAVKLSKVYNEEKAENIIKLGNDKNKPTMIIFTDAECPYCRQEMNQIEERLKAWNLEIIMTSVHENSGHSKSYMIYKDIKTAKTDADKIKVLRKYYDKELPSQEKEAGAENIAKMEALAIKYHKAGVDSVPFRFEKDKIIK; encoded by the coding sequence ATGAAAAAAACAATTTTAACTTCGGCACTAGCCGTAGCTACTCTAACTAGCCTAAATGCAGCAACTGATGAGCAAATTTTATCAGTTTTTGGTGGTGCGCCAAAAGAGTTAAATTTTAAAGTCGCTGAAAGATTGCCTATTAAAGGACTTGACGGCTTTGAGGCTGTTGTAGTGGAGGTTTTACAAGACGGAAATGTAAGGCAAGAAGAAATTTTAATCTCAAAAGACGATTTGATTTTCCCAGAAGTTTTTAATATAAAAGATAAAATTCGCTATATCGATGAAATCAAAAAACAAAGAACTGCGGTAAAACTTTCTAAGGTTTATAACGAAGAAAAAGCTGAAAATATCATAAAACTAGGCAATGACAAAAACAAACCTACAATGATAATATTTACAGACGCAGAATGCCCATACTGCCGTCAAGAAATGAATCAAATCGAAGAAAGACTTAAAGCTTGGAATTTAGAAATCATTATGACTTCGGTTCATGAAAATAGCGGACACTCAAAAAGCTATATGATTTACAAGGATATTAAAACAGCTAAAACTGATGCCGATAAAATCAAAGTTTTACGCAAATACTACGACAAAGAGCTTCCTTCACAAGAAAAAGAAGCAGGTGCTGAAAATATCGCTAAAATGGAAGCTTTGGCTATAAAATACCACAAAGCAGGCGTAGATAGTGTTCCTTTTAGATTTGAAAAAGACAAAATCATAAAATAA
- a CDS encoding MqnA/MqnD/SBP family protein: MLFGKIDYLNLLPFHVFLKGYPLQNYAKKAIEFKKGVPSELCKKLYNRKIDAAVISSIESRRAKYKKLNLGIVAKKSVKSVLVRKNSASKLDSASMSSNMLCRILGLWGEVIIGDNALRANLSEGSENFHDLGEVWKKKTNLPFTFGRFCYIKNGDLYKVLVKKFLSRKIKIPYYILQDYAKTRQIAPKDILEYLNFISYKIGAKEEKAFKIFIKRARTYNFNPKRKGVK; the protein is encoded by the coding sequence ATGCTTTTTGGAAAGATAGATTATCTAAATTTATTGCCCTTTCATGTGTTTTTAAAAGGTTATCCGCTTCAAAATTACGCAAAAAAGGCAATCGAGTTTAAAAAAGGCGTTCCAAGCGAACTTTGCAAAAAACTCTACAACCGCAAAATCGATGCAGCTGTGATTTCTAGCATAGAAAGCAGACGAGCAAAATACAAGAAACTAAATTTAGGTATAGTCGCGAAAAAAAGCGTTAAAAGCGTTTTGGTTAGGAAAAATTCTGCTTCCAAACTAGATAGCGCTTCGATGAGTTCAAATATGCTTTGCCGAATTTTAGGGCTTTGGGGCGAAGTCATTATCGGAGATAATGCACTTAGAGCAAATCTTAGCGAAGGAAGTGAGAATTTTCACGATCTTGGCGAAGTTTGGAAAAAAAAGACGAATTTGCCCTTTACTTTCGGTAGATTTTGTTACATAAAAAACGGCGATTTATATAAAGTTTTGGTGAAAAAATTTTTGAGCCGTAAGATTAAAATTCCATACTACATTTTGCAAGATTACGCCAAGACACGGCAGATTGCGCCAAAAGATATATTAGAGTATCTAAATTTTATTAGCTATAAAATCGGCGCAAAAGAAGAAAAGGCGTTTAAGATCTTTATAAAAAGAGCAAGAACTTACAATTTTAATCCTAAACGAAAGGGAGTTAAATGA
- a CDS encoding DUF1425 domain-containing protein produces MKKFLIFLLSVFLLSGCVKKVKDPNFTVEDSGIYDTLEFVDMVKRTKEDGFLEIQAVFKNYTNSNETVAYKVDWYDNDGFLIDTIMSKWKVVEVEAKRNFVLKAVAPSIKAVDYKIRMQFPSDDDEFRNNPAQYEYQGK; encoded by the coding sequence ATGAAAAAGTTTTTAATCTTTTTACTTAGCGTTTTCTTGCTAAGCGGTTGTGTAAAAAAGGTAAAAGATCCAAATTTCACGGTCGAAGATAGCGGAATTTACGATACTTTGGAGTTTGTAGATATGGTTAAGCGCACCAAAGAAGACGGATTTTTAGAAATTCAAGCCGTCTTTAAAAACTATACAAATTCAAACGAAACGGTCGCTTACAAGGTTGATTGGTATGATAATGACGGCTTTTTAATCGATACGATTATGTCAAAATGGAAAGTCGTCGAAGTCGAAGCCAAGCGAAATTTTGTTTTAAAGGCAGTTGCGCCGTCGATTAAAGCGGTGGATTATAAAATTCGTATGCAGTTTCCTAGCGACGATGACGAATTTAGAAATAATCCTGCACAATATGAATATCAAGGGAAATAA
- a CDS encoding COG3014 family protein, with translation MNLRIFVLIFTAFLFSGCAVFTGHGDKIAKFDYEISRGICDTKDYAKMVAKNDDKIFAANSAGSIARNCKNYEESNYFFDIAEGNYKTAVDERNLFVRGLNEIVSSFTNDNILDYNGKFYERIMTNLYKALNFMNLGEFDNARVEFNRILERQEIAKRHFMDDILAVAKTQPNYTDETGRYLYNANSKNINEFLNFYENSYSNLKASSNFVNPFASYLAGIFFLCDGSYAKGADLLKEVSLIMPKNGQIKKDLAYANSLANSLNARNSKRRVWVIYENGRGAGLKESGFSFPFIIDRAFMSLNVALPVLKKRNTSYEFLQINGAKTTQITDMNEIIAAEFKATANLRANRQIFLGISKIILEYQLSQHKDGAAFGAIYAMFNILSNRADIRYWGYLPANFQSASFENKNGLNLQISGDNGEKITNSQIPPNKNAIIYIKSLQRNLNYIDTIIF, from the coding sequence GTGAATTTGCGAATTTTCGTTTTGATTTTTACGGCATTTTTGTTTAGCGGGTGTGCTGTTTTTACAGGGCATGGCGATAAAATAGCTAAATTTGATTACGAAATTTCACGCGGAATTTGCGACACAAAAGATTACGCAAAAATGGTTGCTAAAAACGACGATAAGATTTTTGCCGCAAATAGCGCAGGTTCGATTGCTAGAAACTGCAAAAACTATGAAGAAAGCAACTATTTTTTTGACATCGCAGAAGGAAATTATAAAACCGCAGTCGATGAGCGAAATTTATTCGTAAGAGGGCTAAATGAGATAGTTTCGTCCTTTACAAATGACAACATTTTAGATTATAACGGCAAATTTTACGAGCGAATTATGACAAATTTATACAAAGCCTTAAATTTTATGAATTTGGGCGAATTTGACAATGCAAGGGTCGAATTTAACCGCATTTTAGAACGCCAAGAAATCGCCAAACGCCATTTTATGGACGATATTTTAGCAGTAGCAAAAACGCAACCAAACTACACTGATGAAACGGGGCGTTACCTTTATAATGCAAATTCAAAAAATATCAACGAATTTTTAAATTTTTACGAAAATTCATACTCAAATTTAAAGGCTAGTAGTAACTTTGTAAATCCTTTCGCTTCGTATTTAGCAGGAATTTTCTTTTTGTGCGACGGCTCTTATGCAAAGGGAGCTGATTTGCTAAAAGAAGTTTCGCTTATAATGCCAAAAAATGGACAAATCAAAAAAGATTTAGCCTATGCAAATTCACTCGCAAATTCGCTAAATGCAAGAAATTCAAAAAGACGAGTTTGGGTTATTTATGAAAACGGACGAGGTGCGGGTTTAAAAGAGAGCGGATTTTCGTTTCCGTTTATAATAGATAGAGCATTTATGTCGCTAAATGTAGCTTTGCCGGTGCTAAAAAAACGAAATACTTCGTATGAATTTTTGCAAATAAACGGGGCAAAAACCACACAAATAACCGATATGAACGAGATTATCGCGGCTGAATTTAAAGCCACGGCAAATCTTAGGGCCAATCGACAAATTTTTCTAGGAATTTCAAAAATCATTTTAGAATATCAGCTTTCACAGCACAAAGACGGAGCGGCATTTGGGGCGATTTATGCTATGTTTAATATATTAAGCAATCGTGCAGATATTCGCTATTGGGGCTATTTACCTGCGAATTTCCAAAGTGCGAGTTTTGAAAACAAAAACGGATTAAATTTGCAAATTTCAGGCGATAATGGCGAAAAAATCACAAATTCGCAAATTCCGCCAAACAAAAATGCAATAATTTATATAAAATCATTACAACGAAATTTAAACTATATTGATACAATCATATTTTAA
- the lpoB gene encoding penicillin-binding protein activator LpoB, producing MKNLKFLLICALAVGIFTGCADKTEYMSNGKPSGGNEYMTLGLDRADFEKAASDAVENLLSSGVLNKKGGGRYVVAIGRVINDTTQRIDTDLLTKKIRIAMLNSGKAVITSAISGDGNNEEGLIGDIRDMRESDEVNQKTLPPKGSIYAPNFALSGKIIQRTSLTASKKALVAYYFQLTLTDLETGLAFWEDESVIEKIGSAKSVTW from the coding sequence ATGAAGAATTTAAAATTTTTGCTAATTTGCGCTTTGGCTGTGGGAATTTTCACAGGTTGCGCTGATAAAACCGAATATATGAGCAACGGCAAACCAAGCGGCGGAAACGAATATATGACGCTAGGACTTGATCGTGCTGATTTTGAAAAAGCAGCAAGCGATGCGGTCGAAAACCTGCTATCAAGCGGAGTTTTAAACAAAAAAGGTGGCGGCAGGTATGTCGTGGCTATTGGTCGGGTTATAAATGACACAACCCAACGCATAGATACAGATTTGCTGACTAAAAAAATTCGCATTGCAATGCTAAATTCAGGCAAAGCCGTCATCACAAGTGCTATTAGTGGCGACGGAAACAACGAAGAAGGGCTAATCGGCGACATTAGAGATATGAGAGAGAGCGACGAAGTAAATCAAAAAACGCTTCCGCCAAAAGGCTCGATTTACGCACCAAATTTCGCTCTTAGCGGAAAAATAATCCAACGCACTTCGCTAACGGCATCTAAAAAAGCCTTAGTAGCGTATTATTTTCAGCTAACCTTGACCGATTTAGAAACAGGACTAGCGTTTTGGGAAGATGAAAGTGTCATCGAAAAAATCGGCTCAGCCAAAAGCGTAACATGGTAA